Proteins co-encoded in one Populus trichocarpa isolate Nisqually-1 chromosome 10, P.trichocarpa_v4.1, whole genome shotgun sequence genomic window:
- the LOC7491583 gene encoding uncharacterized protein LOC7491583 yields MAMAAFKSTSRRATTTTSAATSDKETSTKQHALPRKTVPSRRSRSVSAVSRSHLVDTCSTTRTAAEGTATGSTDFLIKRDNPLYWSNVSPPGKEVSEVVADKEESKSAPTKPNAVGDSRRGRSVSRKADAGRNVSGIGRSLSRGPVSRGRSVSRPPGSGGHFVNSESDAEQEGSSLMKYINGSGGLSDVSNAGRNSDLARRSYDSKFEKMRSSPMRSDGSAADLPSLPFRSWEDGGLGSSFSEAEERTIKAVCEQMQSFQGDNLGDGTSSRIYETVRSEVRRAIADIQNDLESTIRRSNTTAIAMANVTDIPPDLVNPSAVELVLDIRREYANKLEQSHERARKLRADLAVEEHRGLELSRILKEVLPHPRTSNVQKPRAGRKSSIERRKVSKRLTDEAMAYFDECVSLSTFDSSDFSSPEDPPINFVGVSSPVGDCASFSQASSNAAANCYPNSFTTNKQELVSAHSHSASVLSATGSSKEPTLDEVILNSSETPYSQRFQFSFARKPNDSIEVQQDIRKYVKSFEKDMEKTGVNSKILRSNHFDLDEYNSQASRQNFLFDTVFLNNRIQSGSMLLCDGGMGVSFSPFAAVI; encoded by the exons ATGGCAATGGCAGCCTTCAAATCCACATCAAGAAgggcaacaacaacaacaagtgCAGCAACATCAGATAAAGAAACTTCAACAAAGCAGCACGCTTTACCAAGAAAAACAGTACCCTCAAGAAGATCAAGGAGTGTGAGTGCAGTCTCAAGATCCCATCTTGTTGATACTTGTTCAACAACAAGAACAGCAGCAGAAGGAACAGCAACAGGGTCCACAGATTTCTTGATTAAAAGAGACAACCCGCTTTACTGGAGCAATGTTTCTCCACCTGGTAAAGAAGTCAGTGAAGTTGTGGCTGACAAGGAAGAGTCTAAGAGTGCACCCACAAAGCCGAATGCTGTTGGTGATAGTAGGAGAGGGAGATCCGTGTCAAGAAAGGCTGATGCTGGAAGAAACGTTTCTGGGATTGGTAGGAGTTTGTCTAGGGGTCCTGTTTCTAGAGGGAGGTCTGTGTCTCGGCCTCCTGGCTCTGGAGGCCATTTCGTGAATTCCGAG AGTGATGCTGAACAAGAAgggagttcgttgatgaaatatATAAATGGGAGTGGTGGTTTGAGTGATGTGTCAAATGCTGGAAGAAATAGTGATTTAGCGAGAAGGAGTTATGATAGTAAATTTGAGAAGATGAGAAGTTCGCCCATGCGATCAGATGGATCTGCTGCAGATTTG ccTTCTTTGCCTTTTAGGAGCTGGGAAGATGGAGGTTTGGGAAGCTCATTTTCAGAAGCTGAAGAGAGAACTATCAAAGCAGTCTGTGAACAAATGCAG TCATTCCAAGGGGATAATTTGGGAGATGGCACCTCTAGTCGAATATATGAAACTGTTCGGTCTGAAGTTAGGCGTGCCATTGCTGACATCCAAAATGACTTAGAAAGT ACTATCCGAAGGAGTAACACTACCGCTATTGCAATGGCCAATGTGACTGATATTCCTCCTGATCTAGTCAACCCAAGTGCAGTTGAATTAGTTTTGGACATCAGAAGAGAATATGCCAATAAGCTTGAGCAG TCCCATGAACGGGCAAGGAAGCTTCGAGCAGACCTGGCTGTCGAGGAGCACCGTGGTTTAGAGCTTAGTAGAATCTTGAAGGAAGTGCTTCCACATCCCAGGACGTCAAATGTGCAGAAACCCCGTGCTGGAAGAAAG TCCAGCATTGAAAGAAGGAAGGTGTCAAAACGATTAACAGATGAAGCCATGGCTTATTTTGATGAATGTGTGTCGCTGTCAACATTTGATAGCTCTGACTTCTCATCGCCAGAGGATCCACCAATAAACTTTGTTGGTGTTTCTTCCCCTGTTGGTGATTGTGCATCCTTTTCCCAAGCAAGTTCTAACGCCGCAGCAAACTGCTATCCCAACAGTTTCACTACCAATAAACAG GAATTGGTTAGTGCACATAGCCACAGTGCATCAGTGTTGTCAGCCACTGGAAGCAGCAAGGAGCCTACTCTAGATGAAGTCATTCTAAACAGCTCAGAAACACCATACAGTCAGAGGTTTCAGTTTTCTTTTGCACGCAAGCCAAATGATTCCATCGAAGTTCAGCAAGATATTAGGAAGTACGTCAAAAGCTTTGAGAAAGACATGGAAAAAACTGGCGTCAATTCAAAGATTTTAAGATCAAATCACTTCGATCTGGATGAATATAATTCGCAGGCCTCGAGgcaaaactttttatttgacACAGTGTTCCTTAATAACAGAATTCAGTCGGGTAGTATGCTACTATGTGATGGAGGCATGGGAGTTTCATTTTCGCCTTTTGCTGCCGTAATCTAA